From the genome of Clarias gariepinus isolate MV-2021 ecotype Netherlands chromosome 28, CGAR_prim_01v2, whole genome shotgun sequence, one region includes:
- the LOC128515532 gene encoding sialidase-1-like isoform X2, with translation MGLLLSLSLTWMFLLASALLSEMKIQPLIYDEQLLWVRSGAGQVNTYRIPLLTFTPRGSLLAFTEARKDSSGDIGAKFIAMKRSTDRGATWSPTSFIVNDGDLVDGLNLGSVVVDEQTGAVILIYSLCFHQYQCSPSSTMLVQSVDDGLSWGAPRNLSVELGVKSFAPGPGFGIQKRLNPAAGRLVVCGHGTIEGNGVFCILSDDHGRTWRNGGSLKSIPYNQPKQSQDFNPDECQPVELQDGSIMINVRNQNNYHCHCRMVVRSLDGGETLPVEELTFDHTLVDPVVAAGALQKEDVLYFSNPANAKDRVNMTLRWSYTNGTTWENEAVQIWAGPSGYSSMTSINGNSVEDRKYIYLIYEKGHKEIIETISIAKIHLYGGR, from the exons ATGAAGATTCAGCCACTGATTTATGACGAGCAGTTGCTGTGGGTGCGTAGCGGTGCGGGTCAGGTGAACACGTATCGCATCCCTCTGCTGACGTTCACGCCTCGAGGTAGCCTGCTGGCTTTCACCGAGGCCAGGAAAGACTCGTCAGGTGACATCGGAGCAAAGTTCATAGCGATGAAACGTTCCACAGACAGAG GAGCTACCTGGTCTCCTACGTCCTTCATAGTGAACGACGGCGACCTGGTGGACGGCTTGAACCTCGGCTCGGTTGTAGTGGATGAACAAACGGGTGCTGTGATCCTGATCTACTCACTGTGCTTTCACCAGTACCAGTGCAGCCCGTCCAGCACCATGTTAGTGCAGAGTGTGGATGATGGTTTGTCCTGGGGCGCGCCTCGCAACCTCTCTGTCGAGCTGGGAGTGAAGAGCTTCGCACCCGGGCCAGGATTCGGCATTCAG AAACGCTTGAATCCAGCAGCAGGCCGTTTGGTGGTGTGTGGTCACGGCACTATCGAGGGCAACGGGGTGTTCTGTATCCTGAGCGACGATCACGGGCGCACGTGGAGGAACGGGGGATCACTGAAGAGCATCCCTTATAACCAGCCCAAACAAAGCCAAGACTTCAACCCTGATGAGTGTCAG CCGGTGGAGCTGCAGGACGGCAGCATCATGATCAATGTGCGAAACCAGAACAACTACCACTGCCACTGCAGGATGGTGGTGCGGAGTCTGGACGGAGGAGAGACCCTGCCCGTGGAGGAGCTGACGTTCGACCATACGCTGGTGGACCCTGTAGTGGCGGCTGGAGCGCTGCAGAAGGAGGACGTGCTGTACTTCAGCAACCCGGCCAACGCCAAGGACA GGGTAAACATGACTCTCCGCTGGTCGTATACGAACGGGACGACGTGGGAAAACGAGGCGGTGCAGATCTGGGCCGGGCCGAGCGGCTACTCCTCCATGACATCCATTAACGGCAACTCGGTCGAAGATAGAAAGTATATCTACCTCATCTACGAGAAGGGCCACAAAGAAATCATCGAGACCATCTCTATCGCCAAAATCCACCTGTACGGCGGCaggtaa
- the LOC128515532 gene encoding sialidase-1-like isoform X1 produces the protein MGLLLSLSLTWMFLLASALLSEQMKIQPLIYDEQLLWVRSGAGQVNTYRIPLLTFTPRGSLLAFTEARKDSSGDIGAKFIAMKRSTDRGATWSPTSFIVNDGDLVDGLNLGSVVVDEQTGAVILIYSLCFHQYQCSPSSTMLVQSVDDGLSWGAPRNLSVELGVKSFAPGPGFGIQKRLNPAAGRLVVCGHGTIEGNGVFCILSDDHGRTWRNGGSLKSIPYNQPKQSQDFNPDECQPVELQDGSIMINVRNQNNYHCHCRMVVRSLDGGETLPVEELTFDHTLVDPVVAAGALQKEDVLYFSNPANAKDRVNMTLRWSYTNGTTWENEAVQIWAGPSGYSSMTSINGNSVEDRKYIYLIYEKGHKEIIETISIAKIHLYGGR, from the exons CAGATGAAGATTCAGCCACTGATTTATGACGAGCAGTTGCTGTGGGTGCGTAGCGGTGCGGGTCAGGTGAACACGTATCGCATCCCTCTGCTGACGTTCACGCCTCGAGGTAGCCTGCTGGCTTTCACCGAGGCCAGGAAAGACTCGTCAGGTGACATCGGAGCAAAGTTCATAGCGATGAAACGTTCCACAGACAGAG GAGCTACCTGGTCTCCTACGTCCTTCATAGTGAACGACGGCGACCTGGTGGACGGCTTGAACCTCGGCTCGGTTGTAGTGGATGAACAAACGGGTGCTGTGATCCTGATCTACTCACTGTGCTTTCACCAGTACCAGTGCAGCCCGTCCAGCACCATGTTAGTGCAGAGTGTGGATGATGGTTTGTCCTGGGGCGCGCCTCGCAACCTCTCTGTCGAGCTGGGAGTGAAGAGCTTCGCACCCGGGCCAGGATTCGGCATTCAG AAACGCTTGAATCCAGCAGCAGGCCGTTTGGTGGTGTGTGGTCACGGCACTATCGAGGGCAACGGGGTGTTCTGTATCCTGAGCGACGATCACGGGCGCACGTGGAGGAACGGGGGATCACTGAAGAGCATCCCTTATAACCAGCCCAAACAAAGCCAAGACTTCAACCCTGATGAGTGTCAG CCGGTGGAGCTGCAGGACGGCAGCATCATGATCAATGTGCGAAACCAGAACAACTACCACTGCCACTGCAGGATGGTGGTGCGGAGTCTGGACGGAGGAGAGACCCTGCCCGTGGAGGAGCTGACGTTCGACCATACGCTGGTGGACCCTGTAGTGGCGGCTGGAGCGCTGCAGAAGGAGGACGTGCTGTACTTCAGCAACCCGGCCAACGCCAAGGACA GGGTAAACATGACTCTCCGCTGGTCGTATACGAACGGGACGACGTGGGAAAACGAGGCGGTGCAGATCTGGGCCGGGCCGAGCGGCTACTCCTCCATGACATCCATTAACGGCAACTCGGTCGAAGATAGAAAGTATATCTACCTCATCTACGAGAAGGGCCACAAAGAAATCATCGAGACCATCTCTATCGCCAAAATCCACCTGTACGGCGGCaggtaa